In Clostridium sp. DL-VIII, the following proteins share a genomic window:
- the thiM gene encoding hydroxyethylthiazole kinase has product MENKLVLEIGKLLDEVRNNKPLVHNITNYVTVNDCANILLALGASPIMADDIKEAADITKISSALVINIGTLNERTIESMIASGKKANELNIPVVFDPVGAGASEFRNATTKRIIDEVKISVLRGNMSEVKFIAGLQATTKGVDASEADTKGGSDEGINVAKNLADRLNCTVAITGVIDIISDGERVAILENGTKMLSNVTGTGCMTSALVGAYCGAGSDYFIAAISGIISMGIAGEIAFEKAGNIGTGSFHISIIDAISNLNSEIIKKMAKIKE; this is encoded by the coding sequence ATGGAGAATAAATTAGTTTTAGAGATTGGGAAGTTATTAGATGAGGTTAGGAATAACAAACCTCTTGTGCATAACATAACTAATTATGTGACAGTAAATGATTGTGCTAATATTTTGCTTGCATTAGGAGCATCACCAATTATGGCAGATGATATTAAAGAAGCAGCAGATATTACTAAAATTTCATCTGCACTTGTAATAAATATTGGTACATTAAACGAAAGAACTATTGAATCAATGATTGCATCAGGAAAAAAGGCAAATGAATTAAACATACCAGTTGTTTTTGACCCAGTAGGTGCAGGGGCATCAGAATTTAGAAATGCTACCACTAAGAGAATAATAGATGAAGTTAAAATAAGTGTTTTACGTGGAAATATGTCTGAAGTAAAATTTATAGCAGGTTTACAAGCAACTACAAAAGGTGTTGATGCTTCAGAAGCTGATACAAAAGGTGGAAGTGATGAAGGCATTAATGTAGCTAAAAATTTAGCTGATAGACTTAATTGTACTGTAGCTATTACAGGTGTAATAGACATTATATCTGACGGGGAAAGAGTAGCTATACTTGAAAATGGAACAAAAATGTTATCAAATGTAACAGGAACTGGCTGCATGACAAGTGCATTAGTTGGAGCATATTGTGGTGCAGGTTCAGATTATTTCATTGCAGCTATTTCAGGAATTATTTCAATGGGAATTGCAGGAGAAATTGCATTTGAAAAGGCAGGGAATATTGGAACAGGTAGTTTTCATATTTCCATTATAGATGCGATAAGTAATTTAAATTCTGAAATAATTAAAAAAATGGCTAAAATTAAAGAATAA
- the thiE gene encoding thiamine phosphate synthase: MKPKIDYSIYLVTDRDLMSTETLEEAVEQAIIGGCTLIQLREKDCSSLDFYSTAVKVKEITDKYNVPLIINDRLDIALAVDAAGVHVGQSDMPAAIVRKIIGEDKIIGVSTGSLEQALKAQKDGADYLGVGAMYATGTKKDANPTSMKELKKIRENVSIPIVVIGGINKVTARDFKGIGIDGLAIVSAIIAQKDIAEAAKEISEIFKQI, encoded by the coding sequence ATGAAACCTAAAATAGATTATAGTATCTATCTTGTAACAGATAGGGATTTAATGAGTACAGAGACTTTAGAAGAAGCTGTAGAGCAAGCTATTATTGGAGGATGTACATTAATTCAATTAAGAGAAAAAGATTGTTCATCCCTTGATTTTTATAGTACTGCTGTGAAAGTTAAAGAAATCACTGATAAATACAATGTTCCACTTATAATAAATGACAGATTAGATATTGCACTCGCAGTAGATGCAGCAGGGGTACATGTAGGTCAAAGTGATATGCCGGCAGCAATTGTAAGAAAGATAATTGGGGAAGATAAAATTATTGGAGTGTCAACAGGTTCACTAGAACAAGCTCTTAAAGCACAAAAAGATGGTGCTGATTATTTAGGTGTTGGTGCAATGTATGCAACTGGAACTAAAAAGGATGCAAATCCAACTAGTATGAAAGAGCTAAAGAAAATAAGAGAAAATGTATCTATCCCTATAGTAGTGATTGGTGGAATAAATAAAGTTACAGCTAGAGATTTTAAAGGAATTGGAATTGATGGACTTGCAATAGTTTCTGCTATTATTGCGCAAAAGGATATTGCAGAAGCTGCAAAAGAAATAAGTGAAATATTTAAGCAAATTTAA
- a CDS encoding FprA family A-type flavoprotein has protein sequence MKILELKKDLYWTGVLDPNLKVFDIVMETEFGTSYNSYLLKTNESVVLFETAKAKFFDEYLEALNKLVDIKDIEYIVVNHTEPDHAGSVEKLVDINPNIKVIGTQVAIGFLKNIVNHEFNSIIVKENETLKLGNKTLRFMMLPNLHWPDTMYTYIEEDKTLVTCDSFGAHYSFDEILLSKVTDNEGYLRALKYYFDCIIGPFKNPFMSKALERIKDLEIDMICTGHGPVLDSRIDEIMEYYKKWCNVVNPNPKKTVIIPYVSAYGYTKELAYEITKGIQESGDIDVRLYDMVEADQAKVLEELEFADGILFGTPTIVGEALKPIWDLTTSIFARTHCNKFASAFGSYGWSGEAVPHIIERLKQLRMRVVDDGLRIKFKPSEDDLKQAFDYGYNFGCVMQNKENLRKDK, from the coding sequence ATGAAGATATTAGAATTAAAAAAGGATTTATACTGGACAGGTGTTTTAGATCCTAATTTAAAAGTATTTGATATTGTAATGGAGACAGAATTTGGAACTTCTTATAACTCGTACTTACTTAAAACAAATGAAAGCGTGGTTTTATTTGAAACAGCAAAGGCTAAGTTTTTCGATGAATATTTAGAAGCATTGAATAAATTAGTCGATATTAAAGACATTGAATATATTGTTGTGAATCATACAGAACCAGATCATGCAGGCAGTGTAGAAAAACTTGTTGATATAAATCCTAATATTAAAGTTATTGGGACTCAAGTTGCTATAGGTTTTCTAAAAAACATTGTAAACCATGAATTTAACAGTATAATTGTAAAGGAAAATGAAACTTTAAAATTAGGAAATAAAACTCTACGTTTTATGATGCTTCCTAATTTACATTGGCCTGATACAATGTATACATATATTGAAGAAGATAAAACATTAGTTACTTGTGATTCTTTTGGAGCTCATTATAGCTTTGATGAAATTTTATTAAGTAAGGTTACAGATAATGAGGGATACCTAAGAGCTCTTAAATATTACTTTGACTGCATAATTGGACCTTTTAAAAATCCGTTTATGTCAAAAGCCTTAGAGAGAATTAAAGATTTAGAAATTGATATGATATGCACAGGTCATGGGCCAGTACTTGACTCTCGAATAGACGAAATTATGGAATATTACAAGAAGTGGTGTAATGTTGTTAATCCAAATCCTAAGAAGACAGTAATTATACCATATGTAAGTGCTTATGGATATACAAAGGAATTAGCTTATGAAATTACTAAAGGAATTCAAGAAAGTGGAGATATTGATGTAAGGCTTTATGACATGGTAGAAGCAGATCAAGCTAAGGTACTTGAGGAACTTGAATTTGCTGATGGTATTTTATTTGGAACTCCTACAATAGTAGGTGAGGCATTAAAACCTATTTGGGATTTAACAACATCAATTTTTGCAAGAACTCATTGTAATAAATTTGCCAGTGCTTTTGGAAGCTATGGATGGAGCGGGGAAGCAGTTCCACATATCATAGAAAGATTAAAGCAGCTTAGAATGAGAGTTGTTGATGATGGACTTCGTATAAAATTTAAACCAAGTGAGGATGACTTGAAACAAGCTTTTGACTATGGTTATAATTTTGGATGTGTTATGCAAAATAAAGAGAATCTAAGAAAAGATAAATAA
- a CDS encoding NADH:flavin oxidoreductase yields MKTLFDKTRIGTMELKNRLIRAAAGDRYAVNGHMTEKDLEVYGNLAKGGVGAIITGYTYILDSDIPSEGSFGIYDDSFIPEYKKLTDMVHEYDSKIILQLVHYGSHASGEIGNKKILAPSAVALEYRGVEIMPKEMSKEDIKHIQKAFAEAAVRAKKAGFDGVELHSAHGFLLNQFLTPYYNRRTDEYGGTIENRARMVLETYSEVREAVGNEYPIFVKINCMDGIDQGITYEGLRYACKELANKGINAIEISGAWYQLFNSKDEFYFKEYTEKIAAENKVPVILVGGNRNFDSMSNILNETTIEYFAMCRPLISEPDLVKRWESGDTSKTKCVSCNGCLGKGKCILNKN; encoded by the coding sequence ATGAAAACTTTATTTGATAAAACTAGAATAGGAACTATGGAGCTAAAAAATAGATTAATTCGAGCAGCAGCAGGAGATCGATATGCTGTAAATGGTCATATGACAGAAAAGGACTTAGAAGTTTATGGGAATCTTGCTAAAGGTGGAGTAGGAGCGATAATTACTGGATATACATATATTCTTGATTCAGATATTCCAAGCGAAGGATCTTTTGGAATTTATGACGATTCATTTATACCAGAGTATAAAAAATTAACAGACATGGTACATGAATATGATTCAAAAATAATCCTTCAACTGGTTCATTATGGCTCCCATGCATCAGGGGAAATAGGAAACAAAAAAATATTGGCACCAAGTGCAGTAGCACTAGAATATAGAGGTGTAGAAATTATGCCTAAGGAAATGAGTAAAGAAGATATTAAACATATACAGAAGGCCTTTGCAGAGGCAGCAGTTCGTGCTAAAAAAGCAGGATTTGATGGTGTTGAACTTCATTCAGCTCATGGCTTTTTACTAAATCAATTTTTAACACCTTATTATAATAGAAGAACTGATGAATATGGTGGAACAATTGAAAACAGAGCAAGAATGGTTTTGGAAACTTATAGTGAAGTTAGAGAAGCAGTTGGAAACGAATATCCCATTTTTGTGAAAATAAATTGTATGGATGGTATTGATCAAGGGATAACTTATGAAGGATTAAGATATGCATGTAAAGAACTTGCTAATAAAGGTATTAATGCTATAGAAATTAGTGGAGCGTGGTATCAGTTATTTAATTCTAAAGATGAGTTTTATTTTAAAGAGTATACTGAAAAAATTGCAGCAGAGAATAAAGTTCCAGTTATATTAGTTGGAGGAAATAGAAATTTTGATTCTATGAGTAACATATTGAATGAAACAACAATCGAATATTTTGCTATGTGTAGGCCTTTGATTTCGGAGCCTGACCTAGTTAAAAGATGGGAAAGTGGAGATACTAGCAAAACTAAGTGTGTATCTTGTAATGGATGCCTTGGAAAAGGAAAGTGTATTTTGAATAAAAATTAA
- a CDS encoding Dabb family protein, producing the protein MITNNLLIKLKNNNKESIEEARNTLLSMKGKIESLRDIKVEVDVRKGNYDIMLITKYDSLEALDAYLIHPVHVEVAKYIGSVLESQASLCYESID; encoded by the coding sequence ATGATTACAAATAATCTGTTAATTAAGCTCAAGAACAATAACAAGGAAAGTATTGAAGAGGCTAGAAATACATTATTAAGCATGAAAGGAAAGATTGAAAGTCTTAGGGATATAAAAGTAGAGGTTGATGTACGTAAAGGAAATTATGACATCATGTTGATTACTAAATATGATTCATTAGAAGCCTTAGATGCTTACTTAATTCATCCGGTACACGTTGAAGTGGCTAAATATATTGGAAGTGTATTAGAAAGCCAAGCATCATTATGCTACGAATCTATAGATTAA
- a CDS encoding glycerate kinase → MKKNLTIVLAPDSFKESMTAKEACEAMERGIKKINSNINCIHVPMADGGEGTMQSLVDATNGKVYSLQVIGPLGNKVEAQYGILGAGDVGVLEMASASGIQLVPAEKRNPLLTTTYGTGQLIKTCLDHGVKKLLIGIGGSATNDGGAGVIQALGGKLLDKQGNELDFGGGELGKLNCIDLSNFDSRLKEVVIEVACDVNNPLCGKQGASSVFGPQKGATKEMISILDDNLKHYAEVIKKDCGKDVLNVPGAGAAGGLGAGLMAFLNGTLKKGIQMVIEYAALEEKIKDADMVWTGEGSIDFQTQYGKTPLGVATIAKKYNKPVIALAGRIGEGIESLYENGIDSIFGITKGATSLDEALEKGQENIEKTAENIIRLMNLL, encoded by the coding sequence ATGAAGAAAAATTTAACAATTGTATTAGCACCGGATTCTTTTAAAGAAAGTATGACAGCTAAAGAAGCCTGTGAGGCTATGGAAAGAGGAATAAAAAAAATAAATAGTAATATCAATTGTATACATGTGCCTATGGCTGATGGAGGAGAAGGAACAATGCAGTCCTTAGTAGATGCAACTAATGGGAAAGTATATTCTTTACAGGTTATCGGACCGCTTGGAAATAAGGTGGAAGCGCAGTATGGAATTTTAGGAGCTGGAGACGTAGGAGTATTGGAAATGGCTAGTGCAAGTGGAATACAGTTAGTTCCAGCAGAAAAAAGAAATCCACTGTTGACTACAACTTATGGTACTGGTCAGCTTATAAAGACTTGTTTAGATCATGGAGTGAAGAAATTACTAATAGGTATTGGAGGAAGTGCCACTAATGATGGGGGAGCAGGAGTTATTCAAGCGCTTGGCGGAAAATTGCTAGATAAACAAGGTAATGAGCTAGACTTCGGTGGTGGAGAATTAGGAAAATTAAATTGTATTGATTTATCAAACTTTGATTCTAGATTGAAAGAAGTTGTAATAGAAGTAGCTTGTGATGTTAATAATCCACTTTGTGGGAAACAAGGAGCTTCAAGTGTATTTGGTCCTCAAAAGGGGGCCACAAAAGAAATGATATCAATATTAGATGATAACTTAAAGCATTATGCAGAGGTGATTAAAAAGGATTGTGGAAAAGATGTGTTAAATGTACCAGGAGCAGGAGCTGCAGGAGGACTAGGAGCTGGGCTTATGGCATTCTTAAATGGTACTTTGAAGAAAGGTATTCAAATGGTTATAGAATATGCTGCATTAGAAGAAAAGATAAAGGATGCAGATATGGTTTGGACAGGAGAAGGAAGTATAGATTTTCAAACTCAGTATGGTAAGACTCCTTTAGGGGTTGCAACTATTGCAAAAAAATACAATAAACCAGTGATTGCACTAGCTGGAAGAATTGGCGAAGGTATAGAGAGTCTATATGAAAATGGAATAGATTCAATATTTGGTATAACTAAAGGGGCAACTTCTCTGGATGAAGCTCTAGAAAAAGGACAAGAAAATATCGAAAAGACAGCTGAAAATATAATAAGGCTTATGAATTTGTTGTAA